A genomic window from Companilactobacillus alimentarius DSM 20249 includes:
- a CDS encoding AraC family transcriptional regulator, with protein sequence MRYSFKTKDRSLPLYVDSIGYKWRQENLSRPKGYNYVHWLQTYSGVGIVEIEGKEIVLKKNQGILINQNIPHSYYSKKGAWLTNYFTFGGLLISEITQILGFHDYLFIESPEIKLQAFIENHYKDFKENNRLNIYDSSTLVYEFLLLVKKYCAINSRNYLLNRNIIIPILNLIRKSYQENLSNTDFVSVTNYSLQYILEAFRNNYGSSPHQVLIDYRIKMAKELLLNEPQLSVDEVSREVGFNTNSYFISMFKRSEKVTPGKFRSLYK encoded by the coding sequence ATGCGATATAGTTTTAAAACAAAGGATAGATCCTTACCACTATATGTTGACAGTATCGGATATAAGTGGCGACAAGAGAATCTATCTAGACCGAAAGGATATAATTATGTTCATTGGTTACAAACTTATTCTGGAGTTGGAATAGTAGAAATTGAAGGTAAAGAGATCGTATTAAAAAAGAATCAGGGTATTTTGATTAATCAGAATATTCCCCACTCTTATTACTCTAAAAAAGGAGCTTGGTTAACCAATTATTTTACATTTGGAGGACTACTAATTTCTGAGATTACCCAGATTTTAGGATTTCATGACTATCTTTTTATTGAGTCTCCAGAAATCAAACTTCAAGCTTTCATCGAAAATCATTATAAGGATTTTAAAGAAAATAATCGGTTAAATATATATGATTCGTCTACATTAGTTTACGAATTCCTATTATTAGTAAAAAAATACTGTGCTATTAATTCAAGAAATTATTTATTAAATCGAAATATAATTATTCCTATTTTAAATTTAATCAGAAAATCGTATCAAGAGAACCTATCTAATACCGATTTTGTAAGTGTAACCAATTATAGCTTGCAATATATTTTAGAAGCCTTTAGAAATAATTATGGTAGTTCGCCTCATCAAGTTTTGATTGATTATCGTATTAAAATGGCTAAAGAATTATTGTTGAATGAACCACAATTGTCAGTTGATGAAGTTAGTCGAGAAGTTGGTTTCAATACTAATAGTTACTTTATATCAATGTTTAAACGAAGTGAAAAAGTTACACCGGGAAAATTCAGAAGTTTATATAAGTAG
- a CDS encoding PTS sugar transporter subunit IIC has protein sequence MKVITNWFQNSFSPALAKLSNMKYMLALRDGMIITVPFTIFGSIFMILANLPIPGWTQLVAPFQARLQSAVSIAFGILAVIVAIGMSHEMAKLNKIDTLTGTAIGVSAFLLCMLNNKFQIDPSTLGSDGMFTAIIVSIISSEIVAFFIRKHIVITLPDSVPPAVASSFVALIPACASLGFFWIIRVLFNIKINAVIQAIFSPLVGGLNSFWGVEFALFLTLILWTVGIHGNNVLGAVASPVYTYFLMSNIKDVSKGIAPTHITADGFLDFGMNIGGTGAILALVICCLLFAKSKRYKQLAKLGAIPSIFEISEPIMFGFPVVLNPTLSIPFIIIPMVLQGITYFLMKAHIIGMVIAQVPWTTPIFINGYLITGGDWRAPVWQLIELIIAVAVYLPFFKVLDRSAYKQEHVTND, from the coding sequence ATGAAAGTGATTACAAACTGGTTTCAAAATAGTTTTAGTCCTGCACTGGCTAAATTAAGCAACATGAAATATATGCTGGCACTGCGTGATGGCATGATTATCACAGTGCCGTTTACAATTTTTGGTAGTATCTTTATGATCTTAGCAAATTTACCAATTCCAGGTTGGACACAATTAGTAGCCCCATTTCAAGCTCGATTACAATCAGCTGTAAGTATAGCGTTTGGTATCTTAGCTGTAATTGTAGCAATTGGAATGAGTCACGAAATGGCCAAATTGAATAAAATTGATACTCTCACAGGCACTGCAATTGGTGTTTCAGCTTTTTTACTTTGTATGCTGAACAATAAGTTTCAAATTGATCCATCAACTTTGGGTTCAGACGGAATGTTTACTGCAATTATTGTTTCTATTATTTCAAGTGAAATAGTAGCCTTCTTTATTAGAAAACATATTGTTATTACACTACCAGACTCTGTTCCTCCAGCAGTCGCAAGTTCATTTGTGGCTTTGATTCCAGCTTGTGCTTCATTAGGCTTTTTCTGGATTATCAGAGTTTTATTCAATATTAAAATAAATGCAGTTATTCAAGCAATTTTTTCGCCACTTGTTGGTGGTCTTAATAGCTTTTGGGGAGTGGAATTTGCTCTATTCCTAACATTAATTCTTTGGACTGTTGGTATACATGGAAATAATGTTTTGGGTGCTGTTGCCTCACCCGTCTATACCTACTTTTTGATGTCAAATATCAAAGATGTTTCAAAAGGTATAGCCCCGACTCATATCACTGCCGATGGTTTTCTTGATTTCGGAATGAATATTGGTGGTACTGGTGCTATATTAGCTTTAGTTATTTGCTGTCTATTATTTGCCAAAAGTAAGCGCTATAAACAACTGGCAAAATTGGGCGCCATTCCCTCAATATTCGAAATCAGTGAACCAATTATGTTTGGATTCCCAGTAGTTTTGAATCCTACTCTTTCAATCCCATTTATCATTATTCCTATGGTTCTCCAAGGAATCACTTATTTCTTGATGAAAGCACACATAATTGGTATGGTCATCGCACAAGTTCCATGGACAACGCCTATTTTTATTAATGGCTACCTGATAACTGGTGGTGACTGGCGTGCTCCCGTATGGCAATTGATAGAATTAATAATTGCCGTCGCAGTTTACTTACCATTCTTTAAAGTACTTGATAGATCTGCTTACAAACAAGAACATGTTACTAATGATTAG
- a CDS encoding glycosyltransferase translates to MLIYLLAATIFIVQCFIMFYIYVKQHKRFVEKLKNAYQPDPDKDNFFYFMLLPCLNEGKVIQTSLKRLLKLKGQKEIIVIDDDSIDDTILQAKRLKGPIAIVQRKLPNARTGKGDALNSAVPTIQKIMRNKKLDPKNCIVGVLDADGILSSNSICKLNQGFRDPNVDAIQLRVKMQHPKKILQTFQDIEFFVINHLIQLTRTYLKAVALCGNGQFFRVSSVFKALGTTPWGNALLEDYELTLRMELHGLKIKYIDEAYVEQEALLSVKKLIKQRARWAQGGWNCWKYLKPITFSKKVTLSQKFDTYFFFIQPLINIFADFSIIYLTIKFILHYIYNPKFILTIFILMLISSFFFGTIFTIIYIRELKLTDKANLTIHASDVINEKFHVRRALLSIGLISYIYIVLFFSLIISGYHLLVGHTSWDKTQRN, encoded by the coding sequence TTGCTGATATATTTACTAGCCGCAACTATTTTTATAGTTCAATGTTTTATTATGTTCTATATATATGTAAAACAACATAAGCGCTTTGTTGAAAAATTGAAAAATGCCTATCAACCAGATCCAGATAAGGATAATTTCTTCTATTTCATGTTGTTACCATGCCTAAATGAAGGAAAAGTTATTCAAACTTCATTAAAACGTTTGCTTAAACTTAAAGGACAAAAAGAAATTATTGTTATTGATGATGATTCAATCGATGACACAATTTTGCAAGCCAAAAGATTAAAAGGACCAATCGCTATTGTTCAACGTAAGTTACCTAACGCTCGAACTGGCAAAGGTGATGCTTTGAATAGCGCCGTACCAACGATTCAAAAAATCATGCGAAATAAAAAGCTTGATCCTAAAAATTGCATTGTTGGTGTCTTAGATGCCGATGGAATTTTAAGCTCCAATAGTATTTGTAAACTAAATCAAGGCTTTAGAGATCCTAATGTCGATGCTATTCAATTAAGAGTTAAAATGCAGCATCCTAAAAAAATTTTACAAACATTTCAGGATATTGAATTTTTTGTCATCAATCATTTGATTCAGCTTACAAGAACATATCTAAAAGCTGTTGCTTTATGTGGCAACGGCCAATTTTTCCGAGTATCATCAGTTTTCAAGGCCTTGGGAACAACTCCTTGGGGCAATGCTCTTCTGGAGGACTACGAACTAACCTTACGAATGGAATTACACGGATTAAAGATCAAATATATTGACGAAGCATATGTTGAACAAGAGGCACTTTTAAGTGTTAAAAAGTTGATCAAGCAGAGAGCTAGATGGGCTCAGGGAGGCTGGAATTGTTGGAAATATCTCAAACCTATTACGTTCTCCAAAAAAGTTACTTTAAGTCAAAAATTTGATACCTACTTTTTCTTCATCCAACCACTTATCAATATTTTTGCTGATTTCAGTATTATCTATTTAACCATTAAATTTATTCTCCATTATATTTACAATCCTAAATTTATTTTAACTATATTTATTTTGATGTTAATTTCAAGCTTTTTCTTTGGTACCATCTTTACTATTATTTACATCAGAGAATTAAAACTGACTGACAAGGCAAATTTAACTATCCATGCTAGCGATGTAATCAACGAAAAATTTCACGTAAGAAGAGCTCTACTTTCCATCGGATTAATTTCCTACATTTATATTGTTCTCTTCTTTAGTCTAATTATCTCCGGTTATCATTTATTGGTCGGTCACACTAGTTGGGATAAAACACAGCGTAATTAA
- a CDS encoding YxeA family protein: MSKRVKISLITIIILLIPIIGYQFWYVPNFTGDDYYTYISNSYKEIIEKDDSGANMKEYYYQQKSYDKEGNEKLLKFNSTIGRPIKANNYLKVTYNPKHKRVLSWEKVQKDNIPQKSIDKISK; encoded by the coding sequence ATGAGCAAAAGAGTAAAAATCAGTTTAATAACTATAATAATTCTACTAATACCAATAATTGGATATCAATTCTGGTACGTTCCTAATTTTACTGGAGACGATTATTACACTTATATCAGTAATTCCTATAAAGAAATTATTGAAAAAGACGATTCAGGTGCTAATATGAAAGAATATTATTACCAACAAAAATCTTACGACAAAGAAGGCAATGAAAAACTTTTAAAGTTCAACAGTACGATTGGTCGTCCTATTAAAGCCAATAACTATTTAAAAGTAACTTATAATCCAAAGCATAAAAGGGTTCTTTCCTGGGAAAAAGTTCAAAAAGATAATATTCCGCAGAAATCTATTGATAAAATTTCAAAATAA
- a CDS encoding alpha/beta hydrolase: MKKFIKISLSVVIGVILVADIAASGYMFNYAFNKTGYSSDIKSKLNKDDRWFLRQKQDIWQQTSKDNLKLKARFLPAEKETTKTVVVVHGFGSASKYMGSYVRMFHNAGYNVLSPDNRAYGMSQGQYTGFGWSDRLDIVNWIKKINHKYGSKSHIGLFGVSMGAATVMYTLGEHPKNVDFAVADCGYSTISGELTYELKDKFNLPSFPIVPTASLFGDFLAGYNFYQASTKNTLKNNKVPLFIIHSGKDKFVPTANAYKNYRYDNGPKKLWIVKNAAHAESFDKATLKYITKVTAFSQKYF, encoded by the coding sequence GTGAAAAAATTTATTAAGATTTCACTTTCAGTGGTTATTGGCGTTATTTTGGTAGCCGATATAGCTGCTAGTGGTTATATGTTTAATTATGCTTTTAATAAAACCGGTTATAGTAGTGATATCAAAAGTAAGTTGAACAAAGATGATCGTTGGTTTTTAAGACAGAAACAAGATATCTGGCAACAAACATCAAAAGATAATTTGAAGTTAAAGGCTCGCTTTTTACCAGCAGAGAAGGAGACCACTAAAACCGTGGTTGTTGTCCATGGCTTTGGTAGTGCTAGTAAATATATGGGTTCCTATGTCAGAATGTTTCACAATGCCGGTTATAACGTTCTTTCACCAGATAATCGGGCCTATGGAATGAGTCAAGGACAATATACTGGTTTTGGTTGGAGCGACCGGCTTGATATTGTTAATTGGATCAAAAAAATCAATCATAAGTATGGGTCGAAGTCTCATATTGGCCTTTTCGGCGTCAGTATGGGAGCTGCAACCGTTATGTATACGTTAGGGGAACATCCTAAGAACGTTGATTTTGCAGTTGCTGATTGCGGTTATAGTACGATCTCGGGGGAATTGACTTATGAATTGAAAGATAAATTCAATTTGCCAAGTTTTCCAATTGTGCCAACCGCAAGTTTATTCGGTGACTTTTTAGCAGGATATAATTTTTATCAAGCAAGTACAAAGAATACCTTGAAAAATAATAAAGTGCCATTGTTCATTATTCATAGTGGAAAAGATAAGTTTGTACCAACTGCTAATGCGTATAAGAATTATAGATATGATAACGGTCCTAAGAAATTATGGATTGTTAAGAACGCTGCACATGCGGAGTCATTTGATAAGGCAACTCTGAAGTATATTACTAAAGTAACTGCTTTTTCTCAGAAGTATTTTTAA
- the pnuC gene encoding nicotinamide riboside transporter PnuC, whose amino-acid sequence MSIFNPKWYVEQMKHWSFKSYMLLMFGLGAITASTLSHSINAIAIWTWFAAVLGFTCTVAITNAKPLNGVLGLVSALIYIFVAINAKNFSDVVLQLSYIILLDIPVLVSPQWAKDAEKHIHGLTPVKWLLTAVFFFAAWGLLYLMDTNLFISPRPVIDSVAAAIGFTGALLCTLRFREQYYFWTVQGVMSIVLWGVTATQGDASPVLFLTYIMYFMNDMIAFFDSHIHWFHSDATANRAKSEQVTSD is encoded by the coding sequence ATGAGTATTTTTAATCCAAAGTGGTATGTTGAACAAATGAAACATTGGAGTTTCAAGAGTTACATGCTACTAATGTTTGGCTTGGGGGCCATCACTGCATCAACACTTTCACATTCTATTAACGCAATTGCTATTTGGACATGGTTTGCGGCCGTTTTAGGTTTTACATGTACAGTTGCCATTACTAACGCTAAGCCTTTGAATGGTGTTTTGGGATTGGTTTCAGCACTGATTTATATCTTTGTTGCCATCAATGCTAAGAACTTCTCTGATGTTGTTCTACAATTAAGTTATATTATTTTATTGGATATTCCTGTTTTAGTAAGTCCACAATGGGCTAAAGATGCTGAAAAGCATATCCATGGATTGACACCTGTTAAGTGGCTTTTAACGGCTGTATTCTTCTTTGCTGCATGGGGATTGCTTTATTTGATGGATACAAATTTATTCATCAGTCCACGTCCAGTAATTGATTCTGTAGCAGCTGCTATTGGTTTTACTGGAGCACTTCTATGTACATTACGTTTCCGTGAACAATATTATTTCTGGACAGTTCAAGGAGTTATGTCAATCGTTCTTTGGGGTGTCACAGCTACACAAGGTGACGCTAGTCCAGTTCTATTCTTGACATATATTATGTACTTTATGAATGATATGATAGCTTTCTTTGATTCACATATTCACTGGTTCCATAGTGATGCTACAGCCAATAGAGCTAAATCGGAACAAGTAACAAGTGATTAG
- a CDS encoding peroxiredoxin, with amino-acid sequence MNYINKEIPDFNVNAYQNGELKTFNKSDLLGKWSIIFFYPADFSFVCPTELSELQDLHDDFKAANAEIYSVSVDSQFSHMSWAETTDTIGKIKYPMLSDQKHQLTDFFNILDEDSGQAYRGVFIADPKGIIKSYTVNAMGVGRNPKEILRTLQAAQFVEAHGDNVCPANWHPGDETIKPSGDLVGKI; translated from the coding sequence ATGAATTATATTAATAAAGAAATACCAGATTTCAACGTTAATGCATATCAAAATGGAGAGTTGAAGACTTTTAATAAGTCTGATCTATTGGGTAAGTGGTCAATTATCTTTTTCTACCCTGCCGACTTTTCATTCGTTTGTCCAACTGAATTAAGTGAGCTACAAGATCTTCACGATGACTTTAAAGCTGCTAATGCGGAGATTTACTCGGTATCTGTTGACAGTCAGTTTTCACATATGTCTTGGGCAGAGACAACTGATACTATTGGAAAGATTAAATATCCGATGTTATCTGATCAGAAGCATCAATTGACTGACTTCTTCAATATTCTTGACGAAGACAGTGGTCAAGCTTATCGTGGAGTCTTTATTGCTGACCCTAAAGGGATTATTAAATCATATACCGTTAATGCGATGGGTGTTGGTAGAAATCCTAAAGAGATTTTACGGACTTTGCAAGCAGCACAGTTTGTAGAAGCCCATGGCGATAATGTTTGTCCAGCAAATTGGCATCCGGGGGATGAAACCATCAAACCTAGTGGTGATCTGGTTGGTAAAATTTAA
- a CDS encoding HD domain-containing protein: protein MNEEKQISAIKQYSYDKMKNDSTGHNFDHIQRVVATAEQILQTEPADKLVTLAAAYLHDVADDKLVQDPQKLEQEIHSFLLDINLSKKQADEILYITHNLSFSKSLNSPPKLSLSGQIVQDADRLDAIGAIGITRAIYYGGKHSETIYDPEIPPRKNLNKSEYRNLKNETIINHFYEKLLKLTEMMNTTTAKKIAQARHQYMLDFLTEFKSEWNIKK, encoded by the coding sequence TTGAATGAGGAAAAACAAATTTCTGCTATAAAGCAGTACTCATATGACAAAATGAAAAACGATTCTACGGGACATAATTTCGATCATATCCAAAGAGTAGTCGCAACCGCTGAACAAATTTTACAGACTGAACCTGCCGACAAACTAGTCACGCTTGCAGCCGCCTATTTACATGATGTTGCCGATGACAAATTAGTTCAAGATCCTCAAAAACTTGAACAAGAAATCCATAGTTTTTTGCTTGATATTAATCTATCTAAAAAACAAGCCGACGAGATTCTTTACATCACACATAACCTATCCTTCAGTAAATCCCTCAACAGCCCACCTAAATTATCTTTATCTGGACAAATTGTCCAAGATGCTGATCGTTTGGATGCTATCGGAGCAATCGGCATCACACGCGCAATCTATTATGGTGGAAAACATTCAGAGACTATCTATGACCCAGAAATTCCGCCACGAAAGAATCTAAATAAATCTGAATACCGCAATTTAAAGAATGAAACCATCATCAACCATTTTTATGAGAAACTATTGAAACTAACTGAAATGATGAATACAACTACAGCCAAGAAAATAGCGCAAGCGCGACATCAATATATGTTAGATTTTCTTACTGAATTCAAATCCGAATGGAATATTAAAAAATAA
- a CDS encoding phosphatidylglycerophosphatase A, with protein sequence MKSFAEQDKEYYEHIIRNLKNRGVKLEDIAEIVIFLEKDYVPGLDTDISIYAINKVLHKREAQNAIMTGIELDVLAEKGLLSGPMQRIMRTDESTYGIDENMAITLASLYGSVSVTNYGYVDKLKHGILAKLNDKSTGKINVFLDDLVGAIAAGACGWLAHNESVVKEMINK encoded by the coding sequence TTGAAATCATTTGCAGAACAAGACAAAGAATATTACGAACATATTATTAGAAATTTGAAGAATCGGGGCGTTAAATTAGAAGATATCGCAGAGATTGTCATCTTCTTGGAAAAAGATTACGTCCCGGGGTTAGATACGGACATTTCAATCTACGCCATCAATAAGGTCCTTCATAAACGTGAGGCTCAAAATGCCATTATGACTGGTATTGAGCTAGACGTCCTTGCTGAAAAGGGATTGCTTTCAGGCCCAATGCAACGAATCATGCGCACTGATGAATCAACCTACGGAATCGATGAGAATATGGCAATAACTTTAGCCTCACTCTATGGATCCGTTTCCGTTACCAATTATGGTTACGTTGATAAATTGAAACATGGAATTTTAGCTAAGTTAAACGATAAATCAACAGGAAAAATTAATGTCTTCCTAGATGATTTGGTTGGCGCTATCGCTGCTGGTGCTTGTGGTTGGTTAGCCCATAATGAATCCGTTGTTAAAGAAATGATTAATAAATAA
- a CDS encoding universal stress protein, with protein sequence MFRRILVAIDGSEVSYRALDTAIELAKKFESKLYLIGVVNTINLPTNVGVSYVPGLIEDLKIGTKNDLNKGKDLVKNAGLLCNVKLLEGEPRVELTNYSQNNNIDLVVMGKTGKNSLTRALVGSVTRYVSEHAGSVLIVE encoded by the coding sequence ATGTTTAGAAGAATTTTAGTAGCAATTGATGGCAGTGAGGTTTCGTATAGAGCATTGGATACAGCGATTGAATTGGCAAAAAAATTTGAGTCGAAGCTTTATTTAATAGGTGTAGTCAATACCATTAATTTACCAACGAACGTAGGTGTATCTTATGTACCGGGGTTAATTGAAGATCTGAAAATAGGGACTAAAAACGACTTAAATAAAGGGAAAGATTTAGTCAAGAACGCTGGTTTGTTGTGTAATGTGAAACTGTTAGAAGGTGAGCCTCGTGTTGAATTAACTAATTATTCTCAAAATAATAATATTGATTTAGTAGTTATGGGAAAAACTGGTAAAAATTCACTTACTAGAGCTCTCGTTGGTTCTGTGACACGTTATGTTTCAGAACACGCCGGTAGTGTTTTGATTGTTGAATAA
- a CDS encoding DUF6056 family protein has protein sequence MNYFIFIGTFLYFFIISFLIIPVGDDFFWWGKPGHYLLTHNFFSSDPGVGGSSNGRYLGNLLEITIMHSPIIAGFLYATVISLFIWCLWKLSGKRLALVMALAFFVTTQMGYIQTVFLWFAGFINYLPPITALLLYFVLLEKYLRQNKIIFLPGYFLISVIGGLFVEHMTLYQIFVGILSILSIYLLNKRTSKHLSIMPAFLYSLGALCSAALMFSNPSYYHGSDYRTISPNPLTYIDNFVSITHFWMITFNYITIILICVAIILISLNKFKKTSSKSLSIIPAIFFIIYYLGINTYLDPTLKLKLTKNSIDSTLASTDSLIGLAFLIYLIICTLIIFRGLNNINVKFYLFSYFALCIPFFFITSPIFIREYFSSYVFLFIISIIYINKALAFKYHLTPKLLTRTLGIVVCLSYLVVMTMMLSNYQVNLKRVADDDFLYEEKTLKHKVPYPNYVASNDSLMMQSPMYWHNRLGFKFNDYFYNKKYK, from the coding sequence ATTAACTACTTCATATTTATCGGGACGTTCCTATACTTTTTCATTATTTCATTTCTAATAATTCCAGTTGGCGACGATTTTTTTTGGTGGGGGAAACCAGGACATTATCTACTAACACATAATTTTTTTAGTTCTGATCCTGGTGTAGGAGGTAGTTCTAACGGAAGATATTTAGGAAATCTTTTGGAAATAACTATAATGCATAGTCCTATAATTGCGGGGTTTCTTTATGCAACCGTCATTTCACTTTTTATTTGGTGTTTATGGAAATTAAGTGGCAAGAGATTAGCTTTAGTCATGGCGTTAGCTTTTTTTGTAACTACGCAAATGGGTTATATTCAAACCGTTTTTCTGTGGTTTGCCGGATTTATTAACTATTTACCACCTATTACCGCCTTGTTGCTTTACTTTGTCCTATTAGAAAAATATTTACGACAAAATAAAATTATTTTTTTACCAGGATATTTTTTAATCTCGGTAATTGGTGGATTATTTGTAGAACATATGACGCTTTATCAAATTTTTGTGGGTATACTTTCAATTCTATCCATTTATTTATTAAATAAACGCACAAGTAAGCATCTTTCAATAATGCCTGCATTTTTGTACAGTTTGGGAGCACTTTGTTCAGCGGCATTAATGTTCAGTAACCCTTCGTATTATCATGGCAGTGACTACCGGACTATTTCTCCCAACCCTTTGACTTACATTGATAATTTTGTCAGTATAACCCACTTTTGGATGATCACTTTTAACTACATTACAATTATTTTGATCTGTGTGGCAATTATCCTAATTAGTTTAAATAAATTCAAGAAAACAAGTTCTAAATCTTTATCAATCATCCCGGCAATATTCTTCATTATTTATTATCTTGGCATCAATACTTACCTTGATCCGACTTTAAAGCTTAAACTTACCAAGAATTCAATTGATTCTACGCTGGCCTCAACTGACAGTCTTATCGGTCTAGCCTTTTTAATTTACCTAATTATTTGTACCCTAATTATCTTTAGGGGATTAAACAATATTAATGTAAAATTTTATCTGTTTAGTTATTTTGCTTTATGCATCCCCTTTTTCTTCATTACTTCTCCTATCTTTATCAGAGAATATTTTTCATCATATGTATTCCTATTCATTATCAGTATCATTTACATCAATAAAGCACTCGCTTTTAAATATCATCTAACGCCTAAGTTGCTCACCCGTACACTTGGAATTGTCGTTTGCCTAAGCTACTTAGTGGTCATGACAATGATGCTTTCCAATTATCAAGTTAACCTTAAAAGAGTTGCCGATGATGATTTTCTCTATGAAGAAAAAACTTTAAAACATAAAGTTCCTTATCCAAATTACGTAGCTTCAAACGATTCTCTAATGATGCAATCCCCAATGTATTGGCATAATCGTCTCGGTTTCAAATTCAACGACTATTTTTATAATAAAAAGTATAAATAA
- a CDS encoding TspO/MBR family protein, translated as MKNILTKKGPVSLILFVVLIELLGGLSSAFAGNIKLKYNALDLPPLSPPDYVFGIVWPILYLMIAIAGYLIIFSDKPSSRLKFVASGLFWLQLLLNFIWSIIFFNEYYLWGVVVILLLDIIVLLCLFFFSMINRIASYLLIPYMIWILFATYLTIGVTILN; from the coding sequence ATGAAGAATATTCTTACGAAAAAGGGACCAGTTTCTTTAATACTATTTGTGGTACTAATTGAATTACTTGGGGGATTATCTTCAGCTTTTGCCGGTAATATTAAACTAAAGTATAATGCTTTGGACTTACCGCCTCTGTCGCCGCCTGATTACGTATTTGGGATTGTCTGGCCGATTCTCTACTTAATGATTGCCATCGCTGGATATTTAATTATTTTTTCAGATAAACCGTCTTCAAGATTAAAGTTCGTTGCCTCCGGATTATTTTGGCTACAATTATTGTTAAATTTCATTTGGTCGATAATATTTTTTAACGAATATTATCTCTGGGGAGTAGTAGTTATCTTATTATTAGATATCATTGTTCTGCTATGTCTATTCTTCTTTTCAATGATAAATCGAATCGCCAGTTATCTTCTGATTCCCTATATGATCTGGATACTTTTCGCAACCTATCTAACTATCGGCGTGACAATTCTAAATTAA
- a CDS encoding adenine phosphoribosyltransferase: MDIDFKKYVANVQDFPEPGVLFRDISPLMADGKAYAAATDKIVEYAKSRGAEMIAGPEARGFIVGCPVAYNMGIGFAPARKKGKLPRETVSVTYDLEYGQGSLYMQKDAIKPGQKVLVVDDLMATGGTLAATIKLIEKLGGIVVGTAFLIELTDLHGRDKIKGYDMFTLMQY, translated from the coding sequence ATGGATATTGATTTTAAGAAATATGTAGCTAATGTTCAAGATTTTCCAGAACCTGGTGTACTATTTCGAGATATTTCACCATTAATGGCTGATGGTAAAGCTTATGCTGCAGCAACCGATAAGATTGTTGAGTATGCTAAAAGTCGTGGTGCAGAAATGATTGCAGGACCTGAGGCACGTGGCTTTATCGTCGGATGCCCGGTGGCATATAATATGGGGATTGGTTTTGCTCCTGCTCGTAAGAAAGGAAAGCTTCCTCGTGAGACCGTCTCAGTCACATATGACCTAGAATATGGTCAAGGTTCGTTGTATATGCAAAAAGATGCGATCAAACCAGGACAAAAGGTTTTGGTTGTTGATGATTTAATGGCCACAGGCGGTACATTAGCCGCTACAATCAAGTTAATTGAAAAATTAGGCGGTATTGTTGTTGGGACAGCCTTCTTAATCGAATTAACTGATTTGCACGGACGTGATAAAATAAAAGGGTATGATATGTTTACTCTTATGCAATATTAA